From Plasmodium brasilianum strain Bolivian I chromosome 7, whole genome shotgun sequence, the proteins below share one genomic window:
- a CDS encoding protein kinase, translating to MKNNSNTNVDNVVRKITDASCSTDVNSNTKSSTNVSCTTTTGNKSTNTNNNNKSTNNSNNNKEKGNILENLKESQLETIRTEHENNKNNGNIQETHADPSIKLKSNPEKIEAGEDQVNKNVCLFISDDLKLRKHNQVVNDFLKTLSKNSFNLYFPKFSNSYNEVPKVLFLLSGDTGDILVALKYLIDNIDQINFIILNFLNKLKRRKIVKNNEVILYLIDFVLKKLYESNLNYRYKKTQILDFYDNLVHTKKTFFESGIMNDAIVVKDLRLIYFYKHDIKMKKEKTFIKERPPHNNTVYINKEYQHDGTKNSVKQNFVITNGNYGLNYKFVEKKKKKKNFCGEILTPNSYFGLYNYLKEKTIFDNKDSDIFSSKKKLFCNINKCIKKYIKDKKKCSKIESDICNCISNVIVNINSDAKLWEKINAAKNEVKNVKSILMKIKKIENLVDRLIEHDYENIIVHEENVQQEHQQVKRKKKKKKKKKMEKETQNEVEKDTKKEAEKETKKEVEKETKKEVEKETKKEVEKETKKEVEIETKKEVEMGKVTCPGTNAKESIEYDDTNETESKSCEGITQDWQQKERDYISVTNVNSEENAKELISSNKNSNIVVNGEIKVEAKKQDEDSINNNQNRKSIKRKHKEMEEKCLTDKNNELLLNTSDKCIYHKIHERTFSEIYASEERKKKKNKKANGNSEGESEKESIKTCYFENFHFNFVLLGSIKKGSDRHKSLLFKVLCDALVIPCRFVRYIKEKHVKYFNLVLIPSVPEKKIPESIIPIFWEVRDTSSAGSSCSGRSSSGRSSSGSSDSSGSSDSSGSSDRSGSSDGSISSDGSISSDGSISSDGSISSSIPLFSGVGKHIKHTSNFALKIMDINDFNLNESVVMREKAHKNVLRMYCVFKGYQILINRQRKEEKKVSLCFLLELADTSLEKLFCSKNVAYNLNFVRLTLLEIANVMSFMHKPNIKQEFFIYRDLKPDNILIKGKDILITDFNLSKKVNQEFKYLMSQCCGTQGHLAPEQKSVGYSQTVDIWAFAIVISKFLKHKNFHYFSHNEYTINLKHFEIQDKFLINLLLACIDNIPFMRPSFDEISQMLLNEIIRNELERYGRLKTMKRYVKKKR from the exons atgaaaaataactCAAATACGAATGTAGACAACGTTGTTCGTAAGATCACTGACGCTAGTTGCAGTACCGATGTAAATAGTAATACTAAGAGTAGTACCAACGTCAGTTGTACTACTACAACTGGCAATAAGAGTACAAACacaaataacaataataaaagcaCAAACAACAGTAACAACAATAAGGAAAAGGggaatatattagaaaatttaaaggaAAGCCAACTAGAGACTATTAGAACTGaacatgaaaataataagaataatggAAACATACAAGAAACTCATGCAGATCCAtccataaaattaaaatcaaaCCCAGAAAAA ATTGAAGCAGGAGAAGACcaagttaataaaaatgtttgtttatttatttctgatgatttaaaattaagaaaacaCAATCAAGTAGTAAacgattttttaaaaacattatcTAAGAATTCtttcaatttatattttcccaAATTTTCAAATAGTTACAACGAAGTCCCCAAG GTCCTTTTTCTGCTAAGCGGAGACACGGGAGACATCTTAGTGGCCTTGAAGTATTTAATTGACAACATTGATCAGATAaactttataattttaaactttttaaataaattaaaaagaagaaagataGTGAAAAATAACGAAGTAATTCTATATCTCATAGACTTTGTActaaagaaattatatgaaaGCAACTTAAACTACCGGTATAAGAAAACACAAATTTTGGATTTTTACGATAACTTGGTACATACTAAGAAAACATTCTTCGAATCag GAATAATGAACGATGCAATTGTTGTAAAAGACTTAAGATTAATTTACTTTTACAAACACGATATCAAAATGAAGAAGGAAAAGACCTTCATTAAAGAGAGACCTCCACATAATAACACTGTGTACATTAATAAGGAATACCAACATGATGGGACTAAAAACTCagttaaacaaaattttgtGATAACAAATGGGAATTACGGATTAAACTACAAatttgtagaaaaaaaaaaaaaaaaaaaaaatttctgtGGTGAAATACTAACACCCAATTCGTATTTTGGACTATACAACTACCTTAAGGAAAAGACCATATTTGATAACAAAGACTCTGATATATTTTCTTCCaagaaaaaattgttctGTAATATTAACAAGTGTATTAAGAAATACATAAAGGACAAAAAGAAATGCAGTAAAATAGAAAGCGATATATGTAATTGCATTTCCAATGTGATTGTGAATATAAACAGCGATGCGAAGCTatg GGAAAAGATCAATGCAGCAAAGAATGAGGTGAAGAACGTTAAGagtattttaatgaaaattaaaaaaattgaaaatttgGTGGACAGGTTGATAGAGCATGactatgaaaatataatagtacATGAGGAGAATGTGCAGCAGGAGCATCAGCAGGtgaagaggaaaaagaagaagaagaagaagaagaagatggAAAAGGAAACACAGAATGAAGTGGAGAAAGATACGAAGAAAGAAGCGGAGAAAGAAACGAAGAAAGAAGTGGAGAAAGAAACGAAGAAAGAAGTGGAGAAAGAAACGAAGAAAGAAGTGGAGAAAGAAACGAAGAAAGAAGTGGAAATAGAAACGAAGAAAGAAGTAGAGATGGGAAAGGTAACATGCCCTGGAACGAATGCAAAAGAAAGCATAGAATATGATGACACAAATGAAACGGAGAGTAAGTCATGCGAAGGAATTACCCAAGATTGGCAGCAGAAAGAAAGGGACTACATTAGTGTAACAAATGTTAACTCGGAAGAAAATGCAAAAGAATTAATCAGTTCCAACAAAAATAGCAATATCGTTGTTAATGGTGAAATAAAAGTAGAAGCAAAAAAACAAGATGAAGATAGTATAAACAATAACCAGAATAGGAAATCAATAAAGAGGAAACACAAagaaatggaagaaaaatgtttaacggataaaaataatgaattactACTTAATACGTCAGATAAATGTATCTATCATAAAATTCATGAAAGAACTTTTTCTGAGATATATGCATCTGaggaaagaaagaaaaaaaaaaataaaaaagcgaATGGTAATTCAGAGGGCGAAAGTGAAAAAGAAAGCATAAAAACTTGTTATTTcgaaaattttcattttaattttgttttacttgGGAGTATAAAGAAAGGGTCCGACAGACATAAATCTTTGCTATTCAAA GTACTGTGTGATGCGCTGGTTATACCCTGCAGATTTGTTCGTTATATAAAAGAGAAGCATGTTAAGTACTTCAATCTTGTCTTAATTCCATCCGTTCCCG aaaaaaaaatcccTGAGAGTATAATACCAATATTTTGGGAGG tAAGAGATACAAGCAGCGCTGGAAGTAGCTGCAGTGGTAGAAGTAGCAGTGGTAGAAGTAGCAGTGGCAGTAGTGATAGCAGTGGCAGTAGTGATAGCAGTGGCAGTAGTGATAGAAGTGGCAGTAGTGATGGCAGTATCAGTAGTGATGGCAGTATCAGTAGTGATGGCAGTATCAGTAGTGATGGCAGCATTAGTAGTAGTATACCCCTCTTCTCG GGTGTGGGAAAACA tataaaACATACCTCGAATTTCGCTCTAAAAATAATGGAcataaa CGATTTTAACTTGAACGAGTCTGTAGTTATGCGGGAAAAGGCCCACAAGAACGTCTTACGAATGTACTGCGTGTTTAAGG GCTATCAGATCCTGATAAATAGACAGCGtaaggaggaaaaaaaagtatcCCTTTGTTTCCTTTTGGAATTGGCCGATACGTCGTTAG aaAAACTTTTTTGCAGTAAAAATGTAGCATATAATCTCAACTTCGTTCGTTTAACCCTTTTGGAAATAGCCAA TGTAATGTCCTTTATGCATAAGCCGAACATAAAGCAagaatttttcatttatcgTGACTTGAAGCCCGACAACATTCTGATAAAG GGTAAAGATATACTCATAACCGACTTTAACCTGTCGAAGAAGGTCAACCAAGAATTCAAGTATTTGATGAGTCAGTGTTGTGGTACTCAAGGTCATTTAGCACCAGAACAAAAAAGTGTAGGGTACAGTCAGACAGTAGACATTTGGGCTTTTGCAATTGTTATATCCAAATTTTTGAAGCACAAGAATTTTCACTATTTTTCCCATAACGAATACACTATAAATCTGAAGCATTTCGAAATTCAA GACAAGTTTTTGATAAACCTGCTGTTAGCCTGCATTGATAATATCCCCTTTATGAGACCATCTTTTGATGAAATTTCTCA GATGCTACTTAACGAAATAATAAGGAATGAGCTCGAAAGATATGGTAGATTAAAGACGATGAAAAGAtacgttaaaaaaaaaaggtaa
- a CDS encoding monocarboxylate transporter, producing MMNILPRRVVPYVVLLGAFLYNLNIGIINSYGNLNIYLTSYLRHKGQNVTYKSVSLIYELTVITLGISMLVGNVVQQKLGERMTILICSFTTFLSFYLSSIYAHSYYLLCLFMGFCYAVGYGICFTIPLSCAYKHFKTNRGLISGIVISAISLSPFMYCPLQTLLINRRNVLPVKEENGSKELYFDDIDVLNRVPYLLFVQSIIFLIFGTLGGYLATIKCEEDNSPTNIQHNHSEKIKNIHSVERDATDLERNEHISLTGGKGKNSAYGESTLVRNGVDYITNNDNVSGNNVGRSNIGGSNVGDNNRNYHFAKPFKKKKNKKKNDGALNGKEENLHNESEEHLIVNNSCNNMKKQKFFFFSNLLNFNNIYADNHVSKYYNKKCTEDVFFILLWISIVFFNCYINFIIMYWKIIGITYTSVEDKLITLNGSFINSISNIAGRLIWGTIYDKFKLNITLLFLVVENNKVNGNDALSRKDHSREE from the exons ATGATGAATATTTTGCCAAGAAGAGTTGTTCCGTATGTTGTGTTGTTGGGCGCCTTTTTGTATAATCTGAATATAG GcataataaattcatatgGAAATCTTAACATCTACCTGACGTCCTACCTGAGACATAAAGGACAAAATGTAACATACAAAAGTGTTTCTTTAATATACGAGTTGACAGTAATAACACTTGGTATATCTATGCTTGTAGGAAATGTAGTTCAACAGAAGTTAGGAGAGAGAATGACTATACTAATTTGTAGCTTCACTACATTTTTATCGTTTTATTTATCATCTATATATGCGCATTCgtattatttattgtgtTTATTTATGGGCTTCTGTTATGCTGTTGGATATGGTATATGCTTTACTATTCCTTTATCATGtgcatataaacattttaaaaccAATAGAGGATTAATAAGTGGTATTGTCATATCAGCCATATCATTAAGTCCATTCATGTACTGTCCATTACAAACATTACTTATAAATAGAAGAAATGTATTACCTgtgaaagaagaaaatggaTCTAAAGAATTATACTTTGACGATATAGATGTTTTAAATAGAGTGCCATATCTACTTTTTGTCCAGtccattatatttttaatttttggcACTTTGGGTGGTTACTTAGCTACTATAAAGTGTGAAGAGGATAATAGTCCTACTAATATACAGCATAATCACtcagagaaaataaaaaacatacatTCTGTAGAGAGGGATGCAACTGATTTAGAAAGAAACGAACACATTTCATTAACGGGGGGGAAGGGTAAAAATAGCGCATATGGGGAAAGCACCTTAGTAAGAAATGGGGTGGACTACATCACAAACAACGACAATGTTAGCGGTAATAACGTTGGCCGTAGTAACATTGGAGGTAGTAACGTTGGAGATAATAATAGGAACTACCACTTTGCCAAAccatttaaaaagaaaaagaataaaaaaaaaaatgatggaGCATTAAACGGCAAGGAGGAAAATCTGCACAATGAAAGTGAGGAACATCTAATAGTAAATAATAgttgtaataatatgaagaaacaaaaatttttttttttttcgaatttgctaaatttcaataatatatatgcagatAATCATGTTTCcaaatattacaataaaaagtGCACAGAagatgttttttttattcttttatggATTTCTAtcgtattttttaattgttatattaattttataattatgtactGGAAAATAATAGGTATTACTTACACATCTGTAGAGGACAAACTAATAACTCTAAATGGCAGTTTTATAAATAGCATATCAAATATAGCTGGTAGATTAATATGGGGTacaatatatgataaatttaaattaaatattactttattatttttag TGgtggaaaataataaagtcaATGGAAATGATGCATTGAGTAGAAAAGATCATAGCAGGGAGGAATAA